TGACTTGGCCCTGATCCGGGCAGCGGATTCAAGCCTGGTGGCGGGTGTCTTCACGACCAACCGGGTCAAGGCCGCACCGGTCCTCTGGTGCCAGCGCCGCATGCAGGGGGGGCGCCTGTCTGCGATC
The window above is part of the Candidatus Methylomirabilota bacterium genome. Proteins encoded here:
- a CDS encoding bifunctional ornithine acetyltransferase/N-acetylglutamate synthase: MNREHFKELQGGITAVRGVRAAGVHCGIKKAKPDLALIRAADSSLVAGVFTTNRVKAAPVLWCQRRMQGGRLSAI